Genomic window (Magnolia sinica isolate HGM2019 chromosome 6, MsV1, whole genome shotgun sequence):
agatggcacatATACAactcggtgggcccaactaacTGTGAGGAAGGTTTTATTGGGTGGGCATCCCCTCCcaactgttccttgtggtgttGCCCACCCAAGCTTCTGTTTGGGGGCAGAAATTTGGGCCCGTTGCCAAACATCTAACGGCACCTAACTAACGGGTGGATCGGATGCACAGTTGACGTGGGCTCCACAGCAGTCCAATGCCACGTTTGAACGCACCTGGTTAAAATATTGTAGCACTTCCCACATTCGAGTTTTCACATGGTAGAACATCTGGAGGTTGCcgacagatggacggtccagatggttAATCATAAAAGAGTGGCAATGGGCGCTAGGCTCAGGTCGGACATGATACTTGAGATCCAAGGCCCCGACATAGACCTAGCATAataggcccaagcccaacctgaaTTTTTTAGACCAGATTCACCCAGtctaaaaatggataaaaatCCCTATTTCCTTCTTGAATTTTCTTAATCTATTCGTCTATCGAGTGAACCACACATATAGAAAGAAATAACAATATTATATTAATGAAACCAAACCGTCCGCATTCAAGATAATTGATTAACTAAGAATTAGAATGGCATATTTatagaatataatacatacaagcCAAGCCTGACCCAAAAATGAATTGGGCAATGAAGGCGAGGCCCAAGCCCAGGCGACCGGTCATGCTAGTGTGTCCAAACCCAGCCAAAAGTCTAAGACGGACGGTAGGTCAGGCTACCCGGCCCATTGCCattcttaggggtcgtttggatgcatgGAAAGTCCTTAAGTTATAAAGGGGTTATGGGTAATCTTATTACGGCCTATAAAGGCTTCATAGGCTGTAAGCAGATTACAACTTTTAGATGTAATATGAAACTTGGCGAAAAGCCATGTTTCATATTACAGGTAAAGTCGTTACGGCTAAAAAGGCGTTAAATATGTTATaacacaatggttaatatacacttatgatatgtggggcccaccataatgtgtatggtacatccaatATATCTATCGTGTACTTCTCTTGATGCTCTCTTGTGATCATAAAAACACAACTCGTCcattattaaatgggccacatgagggAAAGATAGAAcatccaccataaaaaacttctagATTTTATTTGGGGTTCACTGCGATGAGTGaaagacatccaatctgtttagtgTGTGCATACTTTAATGCTCTCTTATGACCCTAAAATAATCAAGTCTTTCTTATGTGATTTATAGATTTTGAAAGGTTCACCACCCAAGCTCTATggtatgaatacctactttattcattgtaaactCAAACAAAAACAATCCGAATTTTGTGGAAAAACCTttgtgggaaaaaatcacggTACAAAGCGATCAGAAATGCaccatgaaagtagaaattataagagagagtGTTACTGATTTGAATAAGCCTCGAATCCACTTTACAATCTTTGAAACCCAtatgaacaaattagaaagctctCTCTCTATTACCCTAATCtcaattacacccgatatatatactatcacaactgaaatagaaaacaaatcctaCACTTACGCAATTCTGCGCACATCTTCGATGGAACCTTTGATACCATGGACGaccctcaatgtcatcgaatatacTTTGAGGATATTAAGTAGTCACACTAAAACATTCCAGCAACCAACAttggattttctgaattttcttgatAGAATTGAGCAtatgtcaatggcatcgacatctactcaatggcatcgagtggtctgtcgttgacatcgacagaccctgttTTTGACAAATTTAAGAAATCAACAACATGCCAAAGTCACACATGTTAGAGATCAACAACCACTAAATGAGATAACATACTTATTTTCCTAGTCAAATTATTATAAGAGTGTGTTCCACACATAAATGACCCATATCCTATAAAAGTGCAATGTTTTATTTTGCATGCAAAATGCTTCCTGCatttaacaatatatatatatatatatatataaaacctggTGAGTCACTTGAATATTGCACATGCACATGCTTGTGAATTGTTCATGTTATCTACTCGTAAAATGGCTCCTGATTGTTCTACAGAACTTGTTCTTCTCTCATGGACAGTCACCACCATAAAAAACCCATAAAAATTTGTGTTTTTACTGTGTATTTTGCTTTTGGTAATTCGTTTTATACGTGCCATCGTAATCTCCCAACTAATCATTGTTAAACACAAAAAGGGCCACCCATAGTGAAGTTCATACATGCACCTAAATCTAAGTATTACGGCTTCCATCACTACAATGGTCTTTTGTCTTGATGACTCATCCAAAGTCATTCACCTCTAAGTTGAGTTGTAACTCACCCAAACTTGAGAGTCAACAATTCATGATTGAGTGCGGATAAGATTGCCTAATTAGCTTCTCCAAGCCATTCCTTCCTAGGGCTTGTTTGTTTCACTAATTACCATAgtaatgttaaaaaaaataataataattaaaaaaatggaaTGATTATAAATTTCTTTACATGTCTTTTCACAACATTTTTCTTTGACTCATGTTTGGTTTATCGTGAGTAAAATCACTACCATTGtatttttacattactttaatATTAAATAATCACAAACGTACATTGATGTCATTATTTGGATTCGAGATTTTCATAATAATGGCATAAAATATGATAATTGTTTACACTCATTTTCAGTGCTCTGACGTGGACTAATAAAAGGCTTGTCGTATGTTGATACTATGGGGTTTGTACTGGCAAAAATTCTACTCCCGTCCAAGAGTATCTTCGTTTGATCTTCCTTCGCCGTTACACATTCTATTATTATGCGAAGACACGGACCCTTACACATGCCATTAAGAGAACAAATCAGTGGATGCCAGATGGCCACGTTTATCGTGCCGATTAATGAGCGTGCCCAACATGACTATAAGAGACCCGGTGAGTGAATGAATCTTATCACGTATTTGGCAATGACACCCTCAGCGAAGCCTTTCCCATGGTCCTTCCAAAATGGGGAGATCTTTCTAGAGACGTTAGGAACTCTGTAGCGTACGAAAAGGTTTTGAATATCAGGAAATTGAACCGATATTTAGGCAAATTCGATTTCAGTTTGGGCCCAAGTTTGAAGAGACAGACACATCGGTTAGATGATCTGGTCCTAACTCATGGTTTAATCAGAATGAAGAGAATGAGAGAACTAGATGGAAGATCCAGCTAGATCCATTCTAGTGTCAGATCCTCTAGCACTTCAACCATCTTGTCGTGAATGGTGAAAATACAGAAGGTggtttgatctagaccatccatcaccaCGAAgtggaataggtgggccacagGATGAGCGATCCTGATCTTGGCCTAGCTATCTTCATCAAAGGAATCTTGACATTCCCAGGCCCGCTGACCAAATCCGATTAGTAGGCCACGGACATCTCCCATCGAAGAGATCAACTATTAGATAAAGATCCGAAAAACGAATAATTTTGAATCTATCTATGAGATTCTCATATCCAGAAAGTGCGGAGGATCCAGTATCAACAAGGAAACCCAACGAGAATTTTTTTGCCTCGACGAGCTATAAAAGGAGCAATCGAAGAAGAACTTGATGCCATACGTCAAACATATCTATCTACTTTACATTTACCTTAACCTAGCCTATCCTAGTTCTAGCTTAGATTGTTATTGCCTAGTGGCTTCCACTACAGTATCTTAGGAGTAGATTCAAATATCCTCAACCTTAGGTTGTAGGATCATGATTAATGAAGTTTCGATTTAACTGATCATATACCCATTCTCACATCCTGCTAATCACCCACCTCGATCGTCTATTTTGACAGACGACtcaagtatttatttatttatttttattttttattttttaaatttcatttggTTGATTAATCCTTTGTCGATTGTAGTGATCTATACCTTTAAATCTTAATAAAATCAGCATTGTCTAGCTTTCTTTTATTTATCTATACATTCTTGTTTATTTGAGAAATATAGAGCTGAAAGTACTAGTGAAAAAAAGTCCTTAAGTCTTTAGACTCACATTTATtgtcaaaaggaaaaaagaattcaTTCGGAAGGGTTAACCCCCACCCTTTCACAAATTGCCCGAACGCCAACTGCAATTGATGGTTGAGAAGATAACTATATCTTGTGTTTGGTATCCAATCTATCCGTCTCAACATGGGAGAACACCAACAATTAGTCAAACTTTGAGCTGAGTAGACTCGATCACACCTGCACATCATACCCATGCACAAACACCGAGTACAAACCCTCATCTACACGTATGCAATGTTGTTTGATGGAATTGGCAGCAACAATAATGACACTTTTCCTTTGCATTACAAGGATCATTGGTGAAACAAACAAGCCGATACAGTACTTTTGGGCAGGCTATTTCTCATTCAGGGCCTTTAGTAAATTTCCCATGCATGAACCATGAAAACACCATACACTTAAATCAAACCAGCTAAATAATGTAAGTTCCTTTATTTATATAAACAAATAATCAATAAAATTTAATTAATGAGATCATATTTCTAAGGACTTATTTGCTACTCTGGCACCATGTCATGCTTTATACACAAGCACTCCTAAAAAGCATAAACCTGGCATACGTTGGCTCAAATTAAACCGGCTATCACGGTCcccaaatcagattggttgaacaatcataGCCTATAATTTGTGGACAGTTGTTTATTGAAGTAGGACCATGgaataatttcatatttaaccatccaataaatatccaccaatctgataatTAGATAATGATGATAAATCTAACCTGGGAACAatattttggacaatttaatttgactcacttgtatgccacgtgtgtaaTTTCTAAGAATctctgcgtatcatccatcacactaccagagtatcaaagttcctcTCATTTCTCCTGGAACATGGCTTTTTACGTGCCCATTCTAGCTACACTCTACACCCATAAGGCACAGGAATGCCAACTGCAATCCCACCGTTAATCTTCTCCAACGGGAGCAATGGCCTACTATCATTTTCTGGACCCACCATCTTGATAGACAGATTGATAATCCCGTTCCGTTCTCCGTCCTGCTGTCTCAGACGGTAGCTTAGGAAGTGCAGATGGTGCGCCGGCACATATCCACCCACAAAGTCCGACATGGGGATGTTTACCATCCCAACAGTCTTCGACGACCCAGAAGCCGTCTTACATAGCACCTTGACGGCAATCGATCGAGCACTGCCCGGCAATGCCAGATGGAGCTTCTCATTCCAAGTTGGATAGCCCCCACCATCTCTATCTACAGGCGTGGAGACGCAGTTGCATGGGTCCGTTTGGACAGTCACGAAAGCGTTCTTCTTGATCAGATGATTGGAAATGCGGAGGGACTCTGCGGAGATGACAGTGATCTCAAGAAAACGAGAGTGTGATTGGAATTGTGGTTGAGATTTATCCATTTGGGTTTGAATTTCGTGTTTGGATAGAAGGTTGGGATGGAATGGTATATATACAGGAAGGATGAGAATTGGGAAGGTGGAACGAAATAGAATAGAAATAGGTTGTGTATTTCCTATGTTTCGTTGTTTCGTGTGTGTGATTGTTACGACTCGCGCAATTAGAATGCTAGTGGGTTTGGTCACCCGCGGCGTAGACTACCGTACGTGGCAACTTGGCACATGTGTTTAACATCCATGCCGCTCATTAAGTGGATTTGATTAAGAGACGGCTTAGTTGAGAAGCATGCTGCACGCGTACCGTGAATTTGGACCCGGCTTCAGATTTCAAAGTGGGCCAGGCTTTATGAGCGGATTGGATTTTCAAACACGCCTGCTTGTAACCCACGGGGTTTTTGATTCAGCGTTGACAGGGTCATTGAAAAGGCTGGAATGTATTTTCTGTGTCTTCTCTCTGGAAGCACAGAGACAGGGGGAATGTGTGCGTCGgggaagtgggcccaccatggaagaaaATAACACGGAGGGGACCGGACTCACGTGTGTGAGTGACATGAACGTGTATGTTGATTATAGACCGTTGGTAAGTGCTCTCCGTTTTTCTAatgagtgggacccactgttggaTATTATagagattaatgtatttctgtataatgtggaaaccgaaaagtgcaaaataatcagaaatcaggacaagCTGAAGTACGTCTGAaacactgtccttaaagcgttatttgcccctactcaagtgaattgagtatgctggtaggttacaggcaaatagcttctaggatacgacgagcctggtgtgggtttgcgttcagcaaacatgaaggcccactaaatgaaactcaattacacactttttgacagtattacagtataaaggaaaaaatctcaaaataagaagaaaagaagagaaaaaacttctgcacaggtcagttcaaatcttcagctactggttcagttgaaccgttctaaacCACACCGCTGGTCAGTTCTTCAAGCTTAGGTTTAAGCCTTCCTAtattgctggaaacactagaatatatgagtggaaaagggctggctgtctcagttcgtatgggtttgctggagtgagttgagattgtttggaaacccatccaggttctccttttataggctatggtggctagggggttatggttcagagacttaaattccatttaGCCATTTCTGGctattggaaaactagccgttttatggccgttttctgactgttgtgcaagAACGCTCTCAATCTCATGCAACAAAGTCTGACCGGATGGAATCTCATGCAACAAAGTCTGACCGGATGGAGTAAGGTTTGGTGGAGATGTGAGATGCAAtatccctctatttatactgagagatctctctctcagtcctttagtctctctactaaccagccacacgtctcgctccggttcgctcaaggtcgcgaaggagcgaccctctgcgacacgatgcggacgtgcgaagtgcaaagtgcgccactagcgcctctacagccacactgcctcacatgcccacgccctcgcaccgagcccgtgaccgagaccgagaccgagatcgagtccgagtccgagtctgaGTCTGAGTTTgagtccgagaccgagaccgaacCCGTGCCCGTGCCTGAGCCCGATCCCCAGCGCGAGCGcacgcgcgggtgttccagtgcatccatagtccacggactaggtaggtaaatattataatactccacatccttcatataaaccacaggtttttctcttctct
Coding sequences:
- the LOC131249915 gene encoding BON1-associated protein 2-like, which codes for MDKSQPQFQSHSRFLEITVISAESLRISNHLIKKNAFVTVQTDPCNCVSTPVDRDGGGYPTWNEKLHLALPGSARSIAVKVLCKTASGSSKTVGMVNIPMSDFVGGYVPAHHLHFLSYRLRQQDGERNGIINLSIKMVGPENDSRPLLPLEKINGGIAVGIPVPYGCRV